A genomic segment from Lutibacter sp. A80 encodes:
- a CDS encoding TRAP transporter substrate-binding protein has product MKKTPILILLFLSLFSCKEESGSKILYLAHGLPQTHPVHKGILEFKKSLEIKSNGTLKVKIFPDAQLGSEREVLELLQIGSVAATKVSAATLSNFVPEYHILGIPYLFRDKEHRFNVLEGPIGKSILEKGSKFWLRGLCYYDAGSRSFYTSKKAIRTPEDLKGLKIRVMNNQMAINMVNSMGGSATPLSYSELYTALQQGVVDGAENNEPSFVSSNHYEISKYYTLDEHSAVPDVLLIGTKYWEKLSEDEKKWVQEAADESSQAQKKFWSESVEASMKTAKEAGVEIIIPEKSLFSEKSKSVLEEFVAKHPDMASIVNQIKAQ; this is encoded by the coding sequence ATGAAGAAAACACCAATTTTAATACTTCTTTTTTTAAGCTTATTTTCTTGTAAAGAAGAATCAGGATCAAAAATATTGTATTTGGCACATGGCTTACCTCAAACGCATCCAGTTCATAAGGGAATTTTAGAATTTAAGAAATCTTTAGAAATAAAATCTAACGGAACTTTAAAAGTTAAAATTTTCCCTGATGCCCAATTAGGATCGGAAAGAGAAGTTTTAGAATTATTACAAATTGGAAGCGTAGCAGCAACAAAAGTAAGTGCAGCTACACTGTCTAATTTTGTTCCAGAATATCATATTTTAGGAATCCCTTATTTATTTAGAGACAAGGAACATAGATTTAATGTTTTAGAAGGCCCTATTGGGAAATCAATCTTAGAAAAAGGAAGTAAATTTTGGTTACGCGGACTTTGTTATTACGATGCTGGAAGTAGAAGTTTTTATACCAGTAAAAAAGCAATTAGAACTCCAGAAGATTTAAAAGGACTTAAAATTAGAGTGATGAACAATCAAATGGCTATTAATATGGTTAATTCTATGGGAGGTTCAGCTACTCCTTTATCTTACAGTGAATTGTATACTGCGCTTCAACAAGGAGTTGTTGATGGTGCCGAAAATAATGAACCATCATTTGTATCTTCAAATCATTACGAAATTAGTAAATATTATACCTTAGATGAGCATTCTGCAGTACCAGATGTTCTTTTAATAGGAACAAAATATTGGGAGAAATTATCTGAAGATGAAAAAAAATGGGTGCAAGAAGCAGCAGATGAATCTTCTCAAGCTCAAAAAAAGTTTTGGAGTGAATCTGTAGAAGCATCTATGAAAACAGCAAAAGAAGCAGGAGTTGAAATTATAATTCCAGAAAAATCATTGTTTTCTGAAAAATCTAAATCGGTTTTGGAAGAGTTTGTAGCTAAGCATCCAGATATGGCTTCAATTGTAAATCAAATTAAAGCACAATAA
- a CDS encoding bifunctional 4-hydroxy-2-oxoglutarate aldolase/2-dehydro-3-deoxy-phosphogluconate aldolase: MAQFTRIEVATAMKETGMIPLFFNSDIELSKKVLKACYDGGARLMEFTARGDFAHEVFGELTKYAIAELPGMIMGVGSVTDGAAASLYMALGANFIVTPVLREDIAIACNRRKVLWSPGCGTLTEIARAEELGCEIVKLFPGDIYGPQFVKGIKGPQPWTSIMPTGGVSPTKENLTGWFNAGVTCVGMGSQLISKDIIANKDYAKLEQDVKNAIVLIEEIRVK; encoded by the coding sequence ATGGCACAATTTACAAGAATAGAAGTAGCAACAGCAATGAAAGAAACAGGAATGATTCCTTTGTTTTTTAATAGTGATATAGAATTAAGTAAAAAAGTATTAAAGGCTTGTTATGATGGTGGAGCACGTTTAATGGAATTTACAGCTCGTGGAGATTTTGCACATGAAGTTTTTGGAGAATTAACCAAATATGCTATTGCAGAATTACCGGGAATGATAATGGGTGTAGGATCAGTAACCGACGGAGCAGCAGCATCATTATATATGGCTTTAGGAGCAAATTTTATAGTTACTCCAGTATTACGTGAAGATATTGCAATTGCTTGTAATCGTCGTAAAGTTTTATGGTCACCAGGCTGTGGAACATTAACAGAAATAGCAAGAGCTGAAGAGTTAGGTTGTGAAATTGTAAAACTATTTCCAGGAGATATTTACGGACCTCAGTTTGTAAAAGGAATTAAAGGGCCACAACCTTGGACAAGCATTATGCCTACAGGAGGAGTTTCTCCAACTAAAGAGAATTTAACAGGTTGGTTTAATGCCGGTGTAACTTGTGTTGGAATGGGGTCTCAATTAATTTCAAAAGATATTATTGCAAATAAAGATTATGCAAAATTAGAGCAAGATGTTAAAAATGCAATAGTATTAATTGAAGAAATAAGAGTAAAATAG
- a CDS encoding TRAP transporter large permease: MSIEIISIIVLFGSFFTLLLLKVPIAYSIGIATTLSLLLNIDRMPGITTIAQRMTTGIDSFALLAIPFFILAGEIMKRGGIANRLINFAKSLVASLPGGLAYVNVLASMLFGAISGSALAAASAIGSIMTDRMEEEGYPKTFSASVNITSSTTGLLIPPSNILIVYALASGGTASVAALFIAGYLPGILLGVAIMGYIAFIAITKGYAKGKRSTFLEIWNYFRKAFFSLLLLVVVVGGIVAGVFTATEASVIAVLYAAILALIYGDMKVKEFPEVLLTSAKTTAVVMFLICTSMAMSWLFSFEGIPEMISTFLLEQLNNKFAIFLAINIILLIIGTFMDMTPAVLIFTPIFLPVVTTLGMDPVHFGIVIVLNLCIGICTPPVGTLLFVGSGVAKVSVTQVIRPLLPFLLIMVIVLMLISFIPEISMFLPRLFNL, translated from the coding sequence ATGAGTATAGAAATAATAAGTATTATCGTTTTGTTTGGTAGTTTTTTTACACTTTTATTGCTAAAGGTTCCTATAGCTTACAGTATTGGTATTGCAACAACTTTAAGCCTTTTATTAAATATAGATAGGATGCCTGGTATAACAACTATAGCTCAAAGAATGACTACGGGTATAGATAGTTTTGCCTTATTAGCCATTCCGTTTTTTATATTAGCAGGAGAGATTATGAAGCGAGGAGGAATAGCCAATAGATTAATCAATTTTGCAAAATCTTTGGTGGCGAGTTTACCAGGAGGATTAGCATATGTAAATGTGTTAGCTTCTATGCTTTTTGGAGCAATATCGGGATCTGCACTAGCAGCTGCTTCGGCCATTGGCTCAATTATGACAGATAGAATGGAAGAAGAAGGATATCCTAAAACATTTAGTGCATCTGTAAATATTACATCATCAACAACAGGTTTGTTAATTCCACCAAGTAATATCCTTATTGTATATGCTTTGGCAAGTGGAGGAACAGCTTCTGTAGCCGCATTGTTTATTGCAGGATATTTACCAGGTATTTTGTTAGGTGTTGCAATTATGGGGTATATAGCTTTTATAGCAATAACTAAAGGATATGCTAAAGGAAAAAGATCTACTTTTTTAGAAATATGGAATTATTTTAGAAAAGCATTTTTTAGCTTACTATTATTAGTTGTTGTTGTTGGAGGTATTGTTGCAGGAGTATTTACAGCTACAGAAGCATCTGTAATCGCAGTTTTATATGCAGCTATATTAGCATTGATTTATGGAGATATGAAAGTAAAAGAATTTCCAGAAGTACTATTAACAAGTGCAAAAACAACAGCCGTAGTTATGTTTTTAATTTGTACTTCTATGGCAATGTCTTGGTTATTTTCTTTTGAAGGAATTCCAGAAATGATAAGTACTTTTCTTTTAGAACAGTTAAATAATAAGTTTGCAATCTTTTTAGCAATAAATATAATATTACTTATTATTGGAACATTTATGGATATGACACCTGCTGTATTAATTTTTACGCCAATTTTTCTTCCAGTTGTAACTACTTTAGGTATGGATCCAGTGCATTTTGGAATTGTAATAGTTCTAAACTTATGTATAGGAATTTGTACACCTCCCGTAGGAACTTTGCTCTTTGTGGGTAGTGGGGTTGCAAAAGTTTCAGTTACACAAGTAATTAGGCCGTTGTTACCATTTTTATTGATAATGGTAATTGTTTTAATGCTGATTAGTTTTATTCCAGAAATATCAATGTTTTTACCAAGGTTGTTTAATTTATAA
- a CDS encoding TRAP transporter small permease: MSKSEFVFNKTNLILEKILITIFALLVLDVLFQVFSRYILGTSFSWTEEFARFSLIWLTILGAAYLNGKREHLSMDFLYQKLSLSNKRKVSILIELLIFLFALIVMVIGGFNLVYTTLHLEQLSGTLRIPLGYIYAIMPFSGVLIMCYSIYHISTIYSNKITN; this comes from the coding sequence ATGAGTAAATCAGAGTTCGTTTTTAATAAAACAAATCTAATTTTAGAGAAAATTTTAATAACAATATTTGCATTGTTAGTTTTAGATGTTCTGTTTCAAGTGTTTTCAAGATATATTTTGGGTACATCCTTTTCTTGGACAGAAGAGTTTGCAAGGTTTTCCTTAATTTGGTTAACCATTTTAGGAGCAGCATACCTTAACGGAAAAAGAGAGCACCTCTCTATGGATTTTTTATATCAAAAATTATCTTTATCTAACAAAAGAAAAGTATCTATACTTATAGAATTGTTAATTTTTCTTTTTGCATTAATAGTCATGGTAATTGGAGGCTTCAATTTAGTGTATACCACATTGCACTTAGAGCAACTTTCTGGAACATTAAGAATTCCTTTAGGATATATATATGCAATTATGCCTTTTAGTGGAGTTTTAATAATGTGCTATTCTATATATCATATTTCAACTATTTATTCAAACAAAATCACCAATTAA